Within Acomys russatus chromosome 7, mAcoRus1.1, whole genome shotgun sequence, the genomic segment tatacaaaaggaaagaaataaaaacaaaattttgtgtattttttctttctcactgccAACAGAAAGCCTGGCACAAGTTAGCTTATATAAACACAGGCTTTACTGCTTGTGTGTGGGAGAGTGGGCTTTACTGCTTGTGTGTGGGAGAGTGGGCTTTACTGCCTGTGTGTGGGAGAGTGGACTTTACTGCCTGTGTGTGGGAGAGTGGACTTTGCTGCTTGTGTGTGGGAGAGTGGGCTTTGCTGCTTATGTGTGGGAGAGTGGGCTTTACTGCTTGTGTGTGGGAGAGTGGGCTTTACTGCTTGTGTGTGGGAGAGTGGGCTTTACTGCTTGTGTGTGGGAGAGTGGGCTTTACTGCCTGTGTGTGGGAGAGTGGGCTTTACTGCCTGTGTGTGGGAGAGTGGACTTTGCTGCTTATGTGTGGGAGAGTGGGCTTTGCTGCTTATGTGTGGGAGAGTGGGCTTTGCTGCTTATGTGTGGGAGAGTGGGCTTTGCTGCTTATGTGTGGGAGAGTGGACTTCTGGTGGGTTTTGATCCAGCTGCTCTAACGGTTCATTATAGATTCATTCTCTAGCctgctctttgcttttttctGCATTGCTGTCATTCTCTCAGTCATATGCCGGCCTCTTCCTTGCTGCTACCTCCATGGCCATCCCCACTCCACATAATAGATACGGCTACCCTGCATGCTCAGCCTGTGTGACTGAGGCCCCCTGACCAGCAGAGGAGCCTCCCTTCTCAGGGTCAGTGCACTTCCTCATTAGCATCACTGGGTCATGTGCCTGCCTCTGAGCCAAACATGAGTGGGCTCTGCTGAGTGGCTTAAGGCAATCTGAGTTCACTTCCTTTGCCATCCCCTTGCCCAAACCCTCAATGACATCGACTTCCACAGGCAGGGACTTTGGAAAAAGGCGTTTATTGGTGTGGTGGTCTCAACACTCCCCATGAATTGGAACACACGGCCCCCAGggcccccctcccacctcccttggtagcccaccccctccccaccccatcccggACCCTGGGAATGGAAGACAATGTGGGATGGGGCCCACGCCCCTGTCTGAGGTACAGTCACTGCCCCTTGactccctgcccctctctgccGTTATCTTCACCAGGCTCTGAGCGGTGTGGTTTTGGGTGTGTGATTACTGAAGTTGGGGCTGGTGGCATGGTGCCTCTGCCTGGGCTCAGGATGTCTAtgtgtttcctctctccccaactcTGTGAGGCCTGGTGTGCATCAGCTTCCTCTGCCAATGACAGTGGCCCATTCTGAGGGTCTGCTGGTCACAGACTCTGGGGCAGCCGAAGCCAGGAGCTATTGCTGGTCAGTcgctggtgtgtatgtgtgtgtgcatggaggtgcgtgtgcgtgtgtatgtgtgtgcactcgaGTGTATGgaagtgcatgtgcatgcgtgtgtgcatgtatgtgtgtaggtgagtgtgtgtgtgtgtgtgtgtgtgtgtgtgtgtgtgtgtggtcacagcAGCCTTTGGAGGTACTATGGGTTGAGAGGCCACAGGTGGCCAGGGAGCCCACAGTTGTGGGTcagctgcaggggctggagagcagcTAGGAGGTGCTGTGGCCAAGGGGAGTGGAGAAGGGTGGGGGCAAAGCACTGAGACAGACAGGTGACAAGTGCCACCAGCCTATCAGTTGAATGGAAGCACCGATTGGCCCGGGAGTAGGGCCAGAAAGttcagggtgggggaggggaggggcaaggggGGATTTCAGGCCACTGAGCCAGTGATGGGGCCTCTGGCTGCAGGCAACTGGTGATGGAGCAGGGAGAAACAAACCATAATGGAGATCCCCACCTATTCACAAAGGCTGAATGACACCTGACACCCACCCCACATGCCCCTTCAATAGGGAGGAGAGGGGTATGTGTTCGTGCATATATGGGAAGGCGGAAAGCTGGCAAACTCTTGTCAAAGCTTCCACCATGAAGCCCCCATACCTACCTCCAgccagaggaagagaggcagcAGGAATGGACAGGGGCCATGGGAGAGTTAGTGCCAGAGAGAGAGGCCTCCTGGTTCCCTCTCCcagcacaccttcacacacacacacacacacacacacacacacacacacacacacacacacaacatgcagacacacacacacacacacacacacacaaacgagcCAGTTGACAGCCTGAGCTAAGAGAGGGGTGTGGGGTGGCTGGGGGTGGGTCACAATTGGGAACGTGAACGGGTGGCGAGAATGGCTGTAGAAAGATGCATAATTTTGCGTTATCCCTCACAGTGATGGGTTCTCTAAAAgaccttcctcctctctttctttcttcctctgtggctaagAGCTCTTCAGTCCCCCTCGAGACCCATGGCGGCGCTTGCTCACCCCCTTTCTCTTGCTCCCGGCCCGAGGCCCCCTGCAGGGGGAGACGCATGCGCTGTACTGGGTGACATCTACATCgtccaccacagccagctcaggGCCCAGAGGAGGGTCAGGGGCCCCGGGGGCCTCGGAGCTGAGTTCTCCAGGGATCCTGGAcctggaaaaagagaaacacagagggaTGCTGGCATGGGAGGCCCTGCAGGTGTCTCCTGGGTGCCTCTTCTCCCTCCAGCCATTGAGGGTCTGTGTGATCAGAACTCTCTGGAGCTTGGGTTCTCTGTGCTGCCTCTTATCTGTTTTGGATCTCAATAGACTCCCAGATCTTCCCCCATTTCCTTGTTATTGGCTAGTCTGAATCCTTGAGGTTTGTTTTTATCTGTTAAAAATTTTGTCAGCATTTCTACCAGTCACCTTCTCAGCCCACCAGAAACTTCAGTGTAGCTATGATTGCTTGactctccctccttcaccccccctcccgtgtgtgtgtgtgtgtgtgtgtgtgtgtgtgtgtgtgtgtgtgtgtgtttgctttgctgGGGATGCAATGTACTGATTTGGATATGCTAGGAAAATGTACTTTCTACCTCTGAACCACACTCCCACCCTCACTGAAGGATTCTAGGCAAGTACTAAACTACATCCCGGACgtctttactttctgtttcacaacagggtcttgctaagttggttaggctggacttgaactttctttttttgttgttgttgattttttgggttttgtttgtttgtttgtttcttttttcaagacagtgttcctctgtgttctcttggctgtcctggactcactttgtagaccaggctggcctcgaacccacagcgatccacctgcctctgcctccccagtactgggattaaaggcgtgtgccaccacgccaggctagacttgaatttTCCATCCCCTTtctttagcctcctgagtacctGCCATGACACCCTGCAAAACAGTCCCCACCGCAGCGTCACTTTTGACCCAGCTTCTCTCTTTGCTCACACTTCCGCGTCCAGCCAATAATAGTCCCCTGGGGTCTGCCCCCAAACAGCTTGGGGTGTTGAGACTGGACTCCTGAAGCAGCCTCACTCTGTCCTAGCCTATCGCTCAAACAGCAGTAAAAGTGCTTGTCTGCCCCATGTTGCTGTTTATCAGCCGCCAGTGGCCTTGGCCTGCAGGGAGTCCAGAGCCCCTGCCAGTCgctgggaggcaggaggctgccCTCCTCTGATTACCCTTCCTGTAGGTCTTTGCAACCACTGTTCCCCTTCCTGCAcagggttcccctttctctgatGAGCTTATCTGAAACCTACCATCCCAAATTCTGTCTGTACTTTTGCGTGGTACCTGTTTCTTTGATGTGCGTCTATCAGCCCacttgttttattgttcttctaCTGGGTCATGGGAGTGcccagaccttgaactcactatatgacttcctgccttctcttcctgggtgctgacattacaggtgtgcaccgccatgctggCTTGAAATAGTGATGGGGATCATATCTAAAACTTTGTGCATGTGAGGCAAGCACCTAAAGAATCAGTTTCTGTACTCTGTGGCACTGCTGGGGTTTCCTAAATTCTGGGCGAGGCTATCCCAATATCTCCGCCTCCTTGTCCCACCCAATGATGGCTGGGCCCCACCCTTGCTCCGCCTCCACAGCCCTGTCCCACCCCGCCGCCGGGTCCAAACGCACGCAGGAGCCGCATGGAGGCGCTGGACGCTCCCAGCCGGTTGGCCGCGCGACAGGTGTAGTTGCCGTAGTGCCTGGCGCTCACGTTGGCAAAGAGAAGCATGGAGCGGGTGCGCTCTGTCTGCACCTTGAGGCCCTCCGCCGAGCCGCTGCTTAGCCTGTGGGGATCCGGACCAGGGTTGGTCTTGGCCTCCCTTGGGGTGCAGTGCCCAGttccccacacacactcagactcCTTTCTTCCTCGAGAGCCCCCGGCTCTGCTATGTACCAAAGGGACTCCTAGCTTCCCCAGCATTCTCCACGCACCAGGGCCACTCTAGTACATTCCCAGTGTGCGTTTTTAATCCCCGGCGCCTCTTAAACTCAGGCCTGGTGGTCTCTTTAAATTTGTCCTTCAGACACGTAGCATCGACCCTCGATCCCAGACCTTGGGAAGGAGgcacaatcccagcattcattaTACCTATGCCCGAAATAGTCTTACAGAAGCCGACAGACGCTGAAACCTAGAAGTTGGACCCTAGCGTCTCACGCCGGCCAGATTGCCCAGCCTGGCTCTGCGAACTGAGACCTAACCCCGCCCCCTTTTTCCTTCAGCCCAGCCCCGTGCAGTCCTCACAGCCTGTCATCCTTGTACCACTGGAAATCTGCAGGAGGCACCGCCATAGCTTCGCAGCGCAGGAGGGCAGCCCGGCCCAGGGCGGTGCGTGCGCTGGTCACATCAGTGATAGTTGGGGGATCTGAAAAGGGACAGAGGCCAGAGCACAGTCTCACTGCACGGGGATTTCAGGGTCCCATTTCAGCACCCTCCCCGTTCAGATCCGAATCCCACCTAGCTTTCATCTTCACAGTCAGACCCCTCCTCCCCAGGCACCCAGGGTCGGCCCCTGCGGCCTCTTGATGCTCACAATTTACTGTGACCAGCACGCGGCGGCTGTCGGGCACCGAGTTCACCCCGTTGTGAGTAACGCATTCGTATTCCCCGGCCTGGCCCCGCTGGATGTCGGAGATTTCCAGGATTTCACCCTCTGAGGTGAAGCCATCTGTGGGGGAGGCGGGGAAGGGGAGTAGGGCCGGACACAAACACTTAACACGGGACAACACGGGCACAACACGGACACACATCAGCGGGGTGGGCACAGCAGGACCTAAAGTGCCCGGGTCAGTAGGAGCCCGGAAGGTcctgtgggggcagggtggggctgggaagctCAGAAACCAGTGGAAAGGAGCCTGGGATTTTGGGGTACAGGAGATCTAGAGATCTAGAATCTTCTGTGTCATGTTCAGGGGACCCACTTGGGAGTGGAGAGTGAAGCCAGGATCTTGGCTCTTGGCTTTCAAGTATCCAGGAAAGGTAGACCCAATGAGGAAGCGTTTTAGGGAATTCAGATCGGATAACTGAGATTGACAATCCAGATATCTGGAATCTTCTCAACAGACCTGAGGTCACCAAAGACCATTTACAACTTATGTCCAGTAGGACTTAGGGTTCAGAAGATACCAAGGGGCAGGATGGAGGGACATGAGGCTAGACTAGGTTTCCAGATCCCAGTTCATCCAAGGAATGGGACCCAGTAATGGTCATTATGGGTCTGTAAAGATGCAGGAAGAGCCAGAGACTGGGGGACCTGGGCATGGAGATGAAATGGTGTCCTGGCCTGATATATGTCAGGCAGCTTGGTGGTGGTACCTTTTGGGAAACTGGATCTCAGAGCTCATTAAGCAAGTTGTGGTAAGAGAGAGGGGAGCCCCTGATTGCCTCTGGATCTAGGGCAGAGGCGTGAGAATGTGCTTTTCTGGAAAATTCCCAGGAGTTGCTGATGCTGAGGTCTGGGGACCATTCAAAGCACTAGGCTACAGCATCCAGCAGAGGAGAGGGCTGGACTGAGGGGTAATAGAATGGCAGGATGCTGGATGGAGCCTCGCTTGCCATCTGAGTCAGCAGAATTACATCAGGTGGAGAGAAGCTGGGGTGGAGAGTGTCAGGTGACTTTAGAGACATGGCCACAGCCTGGATATCTGGCAGGAGGCCACCAGATTAGGGGATGAGCCTTTGGTGAGAAACAAGGGTAGGGGTGGCGGTCACCAGAAGGGCTAGAAGGGTTCAGAGTGAGGGCCTCTGGGACTCCAGCTAGGGGGGTGGGAAAACTGAGGGGCCCGGATTGCAGCTGGGGAGGATCCTCACCTCGGAGCTGTCTCCAGGTGACAGTGGGTTCTGGCCTTCCCACAGCCAGGCAGAGAAGGTTCACGCTGCCCCCTTCGTTCACCACCACGGGTGAGGAGATGTTCACAATGCGGGCAGGGACTGGAGATGGAAGGGAGAGTTGAGGTGAGAGGGTGGGTGCATTCCCGGCCACTCTGCCACCCGGACCTAAGGTCCACTGCTTTAGCCCCAAGATCAAGAGCTGGTCCTCTTCCATCAGACCTAGCATTACAGACCCCAGCTGTTCTCCACTGGACCCAGGAGTACAGTCTCAGGTGACCCATGAGTGTAGACTCCACACTATAGCCCTCTACTCTCAGGCTTAGGAATCCAGGCTCCCACCCTCCTGGACTCCAACACCCATCCTATTCCCTCAGAACCAGGGGCAATATTCAGACTAAGTCTTATTTTTTCAGACCCTGGGGTGCAGACCTTAGCCCTCTTCTTTCACACCACACCCAGGAGTCCAGACCACAACCCTATCTAATCAAACCCAGGAGTCCAGACTTTAGCCCTGCTCCCTCACACCCAGGGTACACACCCTAATCCCCCTTCCTCATATCTAGGATACCCCCACCTACCACCCTGAGCCTCTTCCTTGGGAAATGAGTGCAAATAGGGAGAgacagtcgtgtgtgtgtgtgtgtgtgtgtgtgtgtgtgtgcgtgtgtgtgtgtgtgtgtgtgcgtgtgtgtgtgtcctcggTGCCTAGAAAAGCCCCCACCCGTGGATAGCCTCAGGCGCACAGCTTAGCAAATGCACAGAGGAGCGGTACCACTTTCCCTCGTGCCTGGCTGGCATCCACAAGAGTGATGCTCCACTCATGCTCCACTCGTTTGTATCTCAGGATAGTGACCAGCAGTGGGCCAAGTGCACTCGGTGCAGGGTGTTCACTGGGGCCTCCTAGCCACGACCATCCTGCAGGcctatcttcctgtcccctccctacTTGTCCTCATCTTTACATAAGGCTCACCATGGACGATGAGGTAGACCTGAGTGGTATAGGGCTGGTGGCGGGTCTGGAAGGAGCAGGTGTAGAGGCCCTCGTCACCGAGCCCCACCTGGGTGATGAGGATTGAGAACTCCTCAGGTGTGTTGATGAGGAGCCGCACCCGGGGGTCACTGGTCCAACGGTCATTGCCCGCATACAGGATGTTGGATCGGTTCAGCCAGGCCACCCGGGTCACATGCTCATCGATGAAGcagctgggaaggaagaggaggctgagaaGGCAAGagtttccccacccacccccagtacGCCTgcaggactctgggaggcagaccTTGAAGTGCCCACTGTACAGGAGGGCAAACCAAGCCTCAGAGAGGGAAGAGGCCTGGAAGCTAGACTTCTGAGGGATTGCTACGTGTtacaaagagagggagggacacacagagggaggcacagagagaaccagagggacagagaggaagacacacaggTGTAAAAAGAGTAGGGCAGAGACCCCAAGACAGAAGAACACAGAGAAgtgagctgagctgagagacagaaaaccagaaagatgggggggagagagagatggagagatggagagacagacagacagacagacagacagacagagacagagagaaacagagatgagagagacagacagacagagacagagatgagagagagagagagaaacgagaGACAGTGACCTGGGTGGGGGAGAGATCCTAGTGAGGAGACAGGGTCCCAGAGACTGATAACCCTTACTCTGCCAGCATCCCTGTCATGTATGGTCTACAAGATTTTGAATCCTAGTAGTTCCTGTGTCTCTTCACTTTAAAACAACAAGAGTAAGGTCTATGGGTGGAGCTTGGCTTAGTGTCCACACCCCTCACAGCTGGTTACAAATGCAGGGTGCAGGAGGGAAGGATGAGTAGCCTTGTGAAGCCCCATGCTACCTGAGCCCCTGAACTGGGATGTACCTGAGTGTGGCGTTGTCACCTTCGCATACTGTGTAGTTGTCTGCAGGTGAGCTGAACTCCAGGCTCTGGGACAGCAACCCTGCAGAAGGGAGGGGATTGCTCAGCCCTGGCAGCTCAGGTGGGGCCAGCTGTGGCAAATACTCTATccatggggacacacacagacacatatctgTGGTGACACAGGCATCAGCATCCACTGCCACAAGAATTTACTGTTTCCAGAAATTCACACACAGTGGAAAAACTCAGACTAGACCATTATGCTGTGTCCCCCCTTCTCGGTCCCTTGCTctgactcaaaaccaaaacagaactcTCATGGAACAGTGCCTTACAGAGATGACACCCAATCACAGCCCATGCACACAGACACCTGTGCATCCAGACACAGGTACGCACATGTCAAACACAGTGACACAGACCTACATGCATGTCTAAGCAGGCAGCTACACGAGTatgcagaccacacacacacacacacacacgcaaagcaAAGTGCTTAGAGACACAGTAGTGTGCACTGGCTCCCAGTTACATAATATGAACCACTGTCCTCTGGCGTGACACAGCTGCCACCTCGATACCAGAGCACCACATGAGGCGTTTGTGGGATTGGACTAAATGATAGTCTCTTGTGGAAATGGTGCTCTCAAAGCCCTGGAGACAGCCCAAGAATGGGTCAGGTGGTACACAGACGTCCCCTCAGGAGGACCCTCCTTTAACTTCACTAGGGAGTGTGGGGGATGACTCTTCTTTGATAGCGCTGCTGCCTGCATGTTGCCCACACTCCTGTGAGTCACTCCCGCCCACACTCCTGTGATTAGCCCCGTTTGAACTCTTTGGTCCACCAAGCCAGACTTGCATTTCAGAATCACTTCTCTGGTGTGTTGTTTGTGCCCTGTCGGGCTTGGGTAgatgtttcattttgttattgttctgtgtgtgtgtgtgtgtgtgtgtgtgtgtgtgtgtgtgtgtgtgtacgtacacatagAGGTGCCCTTGGAGAGgatgtcggatcccctggagtggagttacaggcaattgtaagCTGTCTGCTAGGcactaaactcaggtcttcaccaGCAGCAACTGCCTTCACTGTCAAGCTATTTCACCAGCCCCATGGATACACATTTATTCAAGTTtcctcaggaaaagtcacacactGCATAGgtacaacacacatgcacgcagagatgttcacatacagacacacgtGCCATCTATATACATACAGGTGCTTAagactcacatgcatacatacatgcacccacagaggcacatatgtgcacattgACACAGGCAGACTGATAAGTAGGtagtacatatgcatgtacagaCACTCATGCATACAAGAAATGTATTTGCAACAAATATACAAAggcaggtgcacatacatgcatacagatgcAGACAAGCACAGATTAACTCcgacatacatgcacagacacacacagagggagctATCCACAGATACTAAACATGGTCCTGTTTGCACACTTGTAGGAACCCTGTgtaactgaacacacacacacacacctctgccagACAAACTTTATATCACTACTGCCACTACTCACAGCGCATTCCCGGGCCCAAGTGCACACGCTAGTGCCGCCCAATCACACCACACCACTCATGTCTCTGTGGATCATGGCCAGCAGGCTGGACCAGGGCcagggagtgggggatggggaagtggAGGCGGAGGAGAGACTGAGGAGATGGCACTGAGAGGAGGTCTAGCTGCATGACCTTGGATGATTGGATCGGGAGGGCCCTGAGTGGGCTGCCCTGCCTCCAGCCTGGGAAAAGGAGCTAATTAATCTAATGAATTAATTGCCCGTGGTGTCCCAATGACTCCCTGGGGGCCTCTCAATCAACAGCCCCTCAGGATGGAGCTAGGACAAAAGCAATGTAACAGGCTGGCTAGGCCTGGGGGTTGGGTCTGAGCCCTGAAGCCTCACAGCCTGGGGTCACCCAAGCCAAAGCCTTGCTCTGTGAGAAGCCACATAGGGAATTCTGTTACACACGCTCAAGTAAGAATggaatgtgtacacatgtacacaccccgCCAGAACTCAGGAAAAACACAAAGCCACACCTAAGCCAGCTTCTCTGTCAGGCATATGGCTACAGCCTAGGTCAGAGGGACCCACTGCCCTGACACACGCCTGGCAGATC encodes:
- the Iglon5 gene encoding igLON family member 5: MPPPAPGARLRLLAAAALAGLAVISRGLLSQSLEFSSPADNYTVCEGDNATLSCFIDEHVTRVAWLNRSNILYAGNDRWTSDPRVRLLINTPEEFSILITQVGLGDEGLYTCSFQTRHQPYTTQVYLIVHVPARIVNISSPVVVNEGGSVNLLCLAVGRPEPTVTWRQLRDGFTSEGEILEISDIQRGQAGEYECVTHNGVNSVPDSRRVLVTVNYPPTITDVTSARTALGRAALLRCEAMAVPPADFQWYKDDRLLSSGSAEGLKVQTERTRSMLLFANVSARHYGNYTCRAANRLGASSASMRLLRPGSLENSAPRPPGPLTLLWALSWLWWTM